The proteins below come from a single Chryseobacterium sp. MA9 genomic window:
- a CDS encoding phage holin family protein has translation MNLIIRLFVTAIVAYLLTKILPGVHFEGFSSAIIFAIVLGVLNIFVKPILSLFGLPLTILTLGFFALVINAGIVLIADYFIDSMVVDGFWWAFIFSILLSIVTSLANSMFSDGD, from the coding sequence ATGAACTTAATTATCCGATTATTTGTAACAGCAATTGTAGCTTATCTTTTAACTAAAATCTTACCGGGAGTACATTTTGAAGGATTTTCTTCAGCCATTATCTTTGCTATTGTGCTTGGAGTTCTGAACATATTTGTAAAGCCTATTTTAAGCCTGTTTGGTCTTCCATTGACCATTCTTACCTTAGGATTCTTTGCTTTGGTAATCAATGCCGGAATTGTTCTGATTGCAGACTATTTCATAGACAGCATGGTGGTAGATGGTTTCTGGTGGGCATTTATCTTTAGTATCCTGCTGTCAATCGTGACGTCTCTGGCAAATTCAATGTTCTCAGATGGAGATTAA
- a CDS encoding PaaI family thioesterase: protein MTPEKRKLITDSFNRSETLQFYKAELLEVETDFISMKIPKMEMMTRKAGMFNGAMIASLVDVSSGYAAVSHYAEDCYVVTVELKVNYLRPAMGDALVSKSYVIKGGGKIIVVRTEIYVQTEGSDSESHVATSLVTMMKIK, encoded by the coding sequence ATGACACCAGAAAAAAGAAAGCTCATCACAGACAGCTTCAACCGTTCGGAAACTCTACAATTCTATAAAGCAGAACTGCTGGAAGTAGAAACCGATTTTATATCCATGAAGATTCCTAAAATGGAAATGATGACCAGAAAAGCAGGAATGTTCAACGGAGCAATGATCGCCTCTCTGGTAGATGTTTCTTCAGGATATGCAGCAGTGAGCCATTACGCAGAAGACTGTTATGTGGTAACAGTTGAATTGAAAGTGAATTATCTGCGTCCTGCGATGGGTGATGCTTTGGTTTCAAAATCCTATGTCATCAAAGGCGGAGGGAAAATCATTGTGGTGAGAACGGAAATCTATGTACAGACTGAAGGCTCAGACTCAGAAAGTCATGTAGCGACTTCATTAGTCACTATGATGAAAATAAAATAA